ttaaacagaataattgtttataataataaaaacttgtcTGTTTGAGATTTAAATATTAACTGGATATTTATAAATAATCTGAAACATCAacaagtttttttgtttatttttaattaataataatacattaattacaCAGACATAGCTATAtgcctatatacacacacacacacacacacacacacacacacacacacacactggtggccaaaaggtttggaataatgtacagattttgctcttatggaaagaaattggtacttttattcaccaaagtggcattcagctgatcacaatgtatagtcaggacattaaaaatgtattcacatcaaaaaatcctccacgtgcagcaatgacagctttgcagatcctgtttgtccagatactccggtgacatttcaccccacacttcctgtagcacttgccatagatgtgtctgtcttgtcgggcacttctcacgcaccttacagtctagctgatcccacaaaagctcaatggggagtttctagagaaagctgtttcttttttgccatttttgacctaatattgacctaaagacatgccagtctattgcatactgtggcaactcaaaaacaaacacaaagacaatgttaagcttcatttaatgaaccaaatagctttcagctgtgtttgatataatggcaagtgattttctagtatcaaatgatcaatttagcatgattactcaaggataaggtgttggagtgatggctgtattaataataatacattaattaattattatatatatatatatatatatatatatatttaaaaacaattaattatatttattatatataaattaagaTAATAGATTtgcaattattaattatatattttaaactatatattttatttttgtatctcTTCTGTATCAGTAAGGAGGAGCAtagaataataatgttatattatattatcatatatatatatatgtatatatatatatatatatgataattaacattattattaataatattatacttgaataattaaataatataattaatataaaaaatcattaattatatttattataaagacaatatatttgcaattattaattatatattttaaactatatattttatttttttatctcttctGTATCAGTAAGGAGGAGCAtagaataataatgttatattatattatcatatatatatataaaaaataattaattatatttattataaataaattaagacaatatatttgcaattattaattatatattttaaactatatattttaaaatattttatttttgtatctcTTCTGTATCAGTAAGCACGAGCGCTGCTGTGTTCCTGTTGGCTGTAAGTACACGTCGGCAGTAACGACCTCCTCATTCTCAGATCACTTTCTCTTCCTGGTTTTAACTTTGTTGCACATGACACCGTATCTGGGTGAGTAGTTCACACTTTAGTTGAACAGCGATATTCGCATTAAAGTCTTACCATTGCGAACTTCGCTTGATGAATCGCGTGATTATTTCGGTCTGTTTTGCGCTCTCGCGCGACATTTACTAGCGAAAAACTCACTGATCAACTTCTCTTGACAGATGTTCTTGTTTCACCTGAATGCTCTGAGGGATCCGGTGTGGAGATGCCCGGATTATACCCACAAGGGACATAGaacagcacacaaaacacaatataacCCAGAGTTTGGTTTTCCATGGTGCATTGACTTTTAAAAATGAGATTCCGACTATTGAAGAAGAACGTTATTGTGTTTCTCGTCATCTTAATTGTATTGATAGTGTTATTTTATTCCAAACGTGGGACTGGAGATGAAGGAAATGTCGAAGAGACTGTTAAAGAGAGTACACAGCCTGTTGTTTTGGGTAAATTTGAGTATGAGACCATATTGAGTATGAGGAAGTCTGTTTATGACAGCAACTACAGACAGTTCATTCAGAATGGAGAGAAGTTTCCATTGGAACCGGAGCTGGTTATTGTTGTTCAAGTCCACAATAGACCGGCTTACCTTCAAATGCTCATACAGTCCCTTGAGAAAGTAGTTGGAGTGCAAAACATACTTCTGATATTCAGTCACGACTATTTCTCAGAGGAAATGTCTGATATGGTCAAGGGAATCTCATTCTGCAAGGTTCTGCAGATATATTTCCCCTACAGCATACAGCTGTATCCAAATGAATTTCCAGGACAAGATCCTCAGGATTGTCCGAGAGACATATCTAAAGAAGACGCGATTAAAAAGGGCTGCTTGAATGCAGAACACCCGGACTCATATGGACATTACAGGGAAGCTTCCATCACACAAACCAAACACCACTGGTGGTGGAAGCTGCATTTCGTGTTCGAACGAGTCCGGGTTCTTCTGGGATACAACGGATTTGTTGTGTTCATTGAGGAAGACAACTATCTTCTCCCAGATTTCCATCACTACTTCAAATCTATGACCAAACTCAGGAAAACCAGCTGTGGAGACTGCGACGTCCTCGCATTGGGAAACCATGACGGTTTGTCAGGCTTTCAAGAGCTTTCCACGAAAACAGAAACTGCAGGGTGGCTGTCGACCAAACACAACATAGGAATGGGCATCTCCAGGGAGCTCTACTATAAACTGATGGGATGCAACAATAAGTTCTGCACCTACGATGATTATAACTGGGACTGGACCCTCCAGAACCTGTCTGGTACGTGCATCTCCAAACCTCTTAAAGTTCTAGTGGCTTGTGGAAGCCGAGTTCTTCACACAGGAGATTGTGGCCTGCACCAAAAGGATGATTGCAAGCCAGAAATGGCCCGGGAAAGGGTGGATGCAGCGCTTAAACAAGCCGAAGCTGCGTTTTTCCCCCCAGTGCTGACCCTGACAGACCATGGACCCGTGGAGCATCAACCTCATATGAAAAATGGGGGCTGGGGGGACGTTCGTGACCACACGCTTTGCATCAACTACGCCGCACGTCTCTGAAGCGGGAGTTTTCCTTTATGTCACAAGTGCCAAGCAGAATATCAGGGTTACATGTTTGCAGGTTAAAGGTTTTGCTTTCACCAAAAATAGGAAAATAATGCGAGTTATTTTATGGTGTGTGTATATTTGCATATGTGTGTGCAAAACAAACGGTAATACAGGTGGCTACAACTTAATTTTGTACTCTATTTTGTTCTTCAACATACTTAATATAAATTTCCACAAGACTTGGGTTTAAGTTGCAATTTAAACCTGCATGCATTTTCTGCGTTGCGTCCATTTTAACAAtactttttgtcttgtttcattATAATTTAAAGAACGAATCGCAAATTTGCCTTGTTTATTTTGCTCGTTTAGTAGCAAAGTCCACTTATGGACACATTTAGCAACAAaaccttcaaatgtttttgtgaaattctgcaaaaaaatgcatgcattttatgcattgcatccATTTTAACAatgatttttgtcttgtttcattATGTATTAATGATAAATAGCAAATTTCCCTTGTTTGCTTTGCGCAGTTTGTAGCAATGTTCATTTATGGACACATTTAGCGACAAAATCTTAATTCTTTTTTGtaaaattccacaaaaaaatgcatgcattGCATACATTTTATAATTCTTTCTTTCcttataatttaataacaaaTTGCAAATTTCCCTTGTTTGTTTTGCCCCTTTGGTGGCAAGGTCCATTTATGGACAACTTTCGCAATAAAatcttaaatgtttttgtaaatttcCACCAAAACGTGCTTGCATTTTATGCATTGCGTCTGTTTTAACAATTCTTTTGTCTTCTTTCAATCTAGTTTCATAACAAATCGAAATCTTTTTGAACAACATCcacattgatttttgttttgctCCTTTAGTAGCAAAGTCCAGTTTGGAACtcatttaatgaaaatatattcaGTATTTTTTGTACAATTCTGCATGTatgcattttatgcattgcatccGATTTTAACAATTctttttatcatgtttaaatcAAATTTAATAACAAATAGTAATTTTCTATAAAGAATATCCACATtggtgtttgtttttctttttttaatggcaAAGTACATTTATGAACACATTTAGTGACTAAATCTTTTCAGAATTTTTCTTGAACAGCATccacgttgttttttttttgttttttgttttttgctcctTTAGTAGCAATGTCCAATTGTCAACTCTTTAACGAcataatatttaatgtttttgtaaaattccaCAAAATCATGGACTTTATGCATTGCATTTTCCATGAATGTGGTACAAAATAGGGCCTAAAACTCTTGAAAGAAAAAGTCAACATTATTTTTGTGCCtctaatacttaaaaaaaaaaaaaaaaaaaaaaaagtgacagcaAAGTGAACCCTACTGTCGTCCTAGAAAGTGCATTCATTTGAACAATTCCTTTTCCTTGTTGTAATAAAATGAAATCACAAATCAAACATTTTCGCTGAACAACATCCAATTCTGTCTTTAATTGTTTGTTCCTTTGGTGGCAAAGTCCAGCTATGAACACATTTAGGCAATGTAAcattataacattctttcttccGTTCCTGGCATTTCCTGAATGCAAAAGAGATCTTTTTATCTTTGGgtggatttgtattttatttttttttaaatgttgggtCATATTTTTGGGTGATGTGTCTACTCAACTGGATCAGTGACAAATTGGAATATGCCTTACAAAAACATATTGTGTAATTTGCATATGGCTATTTGTATAATTTGCGTTTTTGCCACCCTGTCCCACCTGTCGCTTTCTTTtcctttctgtttttcttcacattCATTTAATGATTTCATACTTTTGATGTTTAGCTGTTTTGTTGccttaaattatgtttaaaacatgaataatcatgttGAAATTACAGTGCATACTACAGTGTCTGCAAGAGtctatttattattttagaaacTGCAGAGCTCAGTATTGTGGTGGAAGTTGGGGTCACAGCAAAACAATTCACTTTTCATTCCTAGGATGCGAGTTGTTAAATGTTGTCTTTACAGCCTTGAGAAACAGCCAAAGATATTCACCTTTAACTTTTTggttttaattatattatttgcaTGATAGGAATGAAAGTCTGTTTCCTTTCTCTTTGTTCCTTGTGATTTCCTTTAGGGAGGAAAAGCTGACATGCTCAATTtagttgctgtgtgtgtgtgtgtgtgtgtgtgtgtgtgtgtaaattcatCTCAAATGCATTCacttattgtattgttttattttaactaaatatATTTGTACGTGTCTGTATGAGAGAGAGATTGCTTGTTTTAACGGgtaagaatatactgtatatgtatatgtttttctTTATATTATGATGGTATCCCTAAAAACCATATTCATAATTGTTCTTTAAGCTTTGAGCCAAAGACATGATATGGAGTATAAACTGAATCACAACTTTCTCTGGACTTTAACATTGGACAAACTCTGTTCTTCAATCAAAAATCTGATTTGGGGAAttctttgttcattttctttgtgtttctcGGACATAATTCGCTAGTTTGGCATTTTAAAACCGGAggttgtgggggcctgggtagctcagcgacatattgacgctgactaccaactctggattcgcgagttcgaatccagggtgtgctgagtgactccagccaggtctcctaaataaccaaattggcccggttgctagggaggatagagtcacatgaggtaacctcctcgtggttgtgattagtggttctcgctctcaatggggcgtgtggtgagttgtgcgtggatcacggagagtagcatgagcctccacatgctgtgagtctccgcggtgtcatgcagaacgagtcacgtgataagatgcacggattgacggtctcagaagcggaggcaactgagacttgtcctccaccacctggattgagaccatgccaccacgaggacctactaagtagtgggaattgggcattccaaattgggagaaaaggggataaaaaaacaaaatgtaataaaaaaaaaaactggaggtTGTACATAATATATTGTGTGAATAATATTGTTTGTTGTGTCTCTGTTTTTAAAAACTTGTTTTCTAAAATCTTTTATATGAGGtgtaataataatattcacaGGTGTGGAACGCTTGGTTAGTCATCAGCTATAAAATAATGTCGACTCCATGACAAGattgttttaaatcaaaacaaaagaTTCATGCTTTATTGATATTGATCGAGATAGCAGAATTCTGTATTTCATCACCATCAGTTTTCTTTGTCTACTGCTGTTTGTCTAACGGTGAGGTCACTTAAACACTACATAAGCTGACTGTCAGATAAAATcgcctttatttgtttacttgcaGAGTTTAAAGGGCCAGACCTTGTTATTTGACATTTATCTGTGCAACTCATGAAATATTTGTGGTTTTACCATAGAAAGACAGGCATGTGACTTATTCACAGTTTAATTAAGAATGCAAATTAAAAGTTgtcttttaatgaccaactgtaTCTCTTTGAATGCTGCCCACTACACGACACGCCCACTCCAAGAAAAATCTTATGCAATGTCAGGTGACAGGTGTGACATTTCTCAGCGCTGGTTACGATGGACCAATCGCAGTCGACTGTGATTACAGGATAAGAATTAAGAATCGTTGAGGTTGATTTCCATTTTTAAATAGCATGTCCTTGCAATTAATATATTAAACAGATTACACCTTTTTAGTGTAACAAATGTTGTAATATAAGATTCGACTCTCTGGGCTTCTAGCAGTAGTtcaacgtaatggccacgcagcCAATTATCTTCCACCTTGAAATCCTGCAGCCAATCACAGACTCCGATGATTGTCACATGACGCGTACAGGAAGCGCTGTGCTGTTGTGGAAGAACTCTGGCAGCTTCGTGACGAACTGTGGCCtaaaacacacaataaaaacacGGTAGTTCAAACTGAATTAATGGCGCAGAAATGATGGTAAAGACTGAAGAACCTCCGTCCTTAAACACAGAGGAAGAGACTTCTGCAAAAGATAAAATCTGGTGTTTACAGCGCGTGGGGAGAGATTGTGACTGGCTGCAGCTGTTCGAAGATTCAGAGGTGCACGTCTACAGAATAAACTGCTTTtactttatgtttttatttttataataagagACTGGATTTGACATGCAGATTATATACATCTTAAAATTAGGGTGTCTGTTTGTGGCCTTGGTTAACTGTGTGTTTATTTGGTTACATTCCAAATCAAAACAACACTATCATTGATGATTGATTCAAAAGTGTGAAGTGTGTGAATTTTCACTCAAACTAAATTAAATGCAAACCTTACGAGCAGTGTTGTGTGtgatgcattactaagtaattaattacttaaattacattttcattgataaaagtaaagtaatggattactattattttcccagtaatttaattacagttacttctgatataattgcgttaaatactgtatagagacTATAGagaaattctatata
The nucleotide sequence above comes from Myxocyprinus asiaticus isolate MX2 ecotype Aquarium Trade chromosome 25, UBuf_Myxa_2, whole genome shotgun sequence. Encoded proteins:
- the LOC127416329 gene encoding alpha-1,6-mannosyl-glycoprotein 2-beta-N-acetylglucosaminyltransferase-like, with the protein product MRFRLLKKNVIVFLVILIVLIVLFYSKRGTGDEGNVEETVKESTQPVVLGKFEYETILSMRKSVYDSNYRQFIQNGEKFPLEPELVIVVQVHNRPAYLQMLIQSLEKVVGVQNILLIFSHDYFSEEMSDMVKGISFCKVLQIYFPYSIQLYPNEFPGQDPQDCPRDISKEDAIKKGCLNAEHPDSYGHYREASITQTKHHWWWKLHFVFERVRVLLGYNGFVVFIEEDNYLLPDFHHYFKSMTKLRKTSCGDCDVLALGNHDGLSGFQELSTKTETAGWLSTKHNIGMGISRELYYKLMGCNNKFCTYDDYNWDWTLQNLSGTCISKPLKVLVACGSRVLHTGDCGLHQKDDCKPEMARERVDAALKQAEAAFFPPVLTLTDHGPVEHQPHMKNGGWGDVRDHTLCINYAARL